Part of the Flavobacteriales bacterium genome, TGTGCCTATTTACCCGTTCCTCTCCATTGCCGTGGCGCAGGCTTTGCATTTTCCCATTGAATGGGTACGTTGTAATACCTGGCTGAATGCCTCCCTTCGGATCAATCTGCTTCCCCTGGCTTTACTGTTTCTAATCTGCATCAATCCTTATCGAAAAATATGGGACCAAACCTACATGCCAAAGGTATACCCATGGGAAAAGGATTTTTATGAAATCGGTTTTTACCTTCAGCAGGCTGCCAGGAGGAACCTGCCACTGAAGGACTGCAACATCTACTTTCCCGGGTACAATGCCCATCATGATTTTTATTTGAAAATCTTAAAGCAGCAAGGTTCAAATGTAAAGATCGCAGACCCTGCTATGTTACAGGTGGGAGATCAGATCATCCTGGGGGAGAACGAAACCAAAAACTACCTCGCCGACCATTATCATTATGACGTGATCGAAGACCATGGCGTGGTTGTCAGGTATGAGGTTTTGGGAGTTAAGAATGAAGAATTAAGAGTTAAGTATGAAGGGCAGTGAGGGAAGTACCTGAGGACATTATTCAATTACGGGAGCAAAGTTCGTTGAGCATCTTTATCATAGAACTGATGAACTTCATACGAAGAGATTTATAGTTGGTCCGCGCAATCAACTGTGAAAGCGACCGGTTTTTGGGAGGTGTGAGAAAACGGCATTATCTTGGGCCCGGATTGCATACCCACGGTTATAAGGCTTCTAGCCGGATGGATGCCATTACCAAGGTCCTGCCAGATGAGAAATCGATTTATCACAGTCGTTGTATTCTGCCTTTCTTTTATGTCAGGCTTCTGCCAATCCTCATGGACAGACAACACCAGCCTCATGGCTACCTCGCATGTGGGATACGTCCTCCCTGAATATTCCTTTTTCAACTATGTGGCGGAAGATTATGTGCACTCGGTTGATCTTTGTCTGCTCAGGGAGACCACCGGAAAAACACCCTGGGAGCAACTATACCACTACCCGGAATATGGCGTGTCGCTGTTTTTTTCTACCCTGGGGAACAACAAGGTCTTCGGTCATGAACTAGCGCTCACCTATTTCTTCCGGGTCAATATCGCCACCTGGAATCGTTTGCGGCTGTATCAACGTATCGGGATTGGGCTGGGCTATGTCAACAAAAAGTATCACGTCAACGACAACTACCTGAATGTGGCCACCGGTTCGCATCTGAACATTCATTTCAACATGCGCTTCGGCCTCGACTATAAACTGACCGACCGCCTGAACCTGAACACCGGTCTGTCTTTCGATCACTTCTCCAATGCCAACACCGTCAAGCCCAACCTGGGCATCAACTACGTCACCGGTTTCACAGGCCTGAGTTACCGGCTGGGTGCTTCCACCGAACGCCAGTTTCACGAACCGGAAAAGCATGAACGGAAAAACATCGCCTACCTGGTAACCAGCATCGGTGGCAAACAGACACACGCAGGGAACAAGGATTATTTCTGGACCGGTTCTCTGTCCCTGGAATGCCACCGGACCTTCTGGCGCGCCTTCCACCTGGGGGCCGGTGCCGACCTGTTCTTTGATTCCTCCACCAAACTGCAAATGCTCAAGTTCGACCTCACCTACAAGAATTCATATCCCTTCCAAAGTGGGATACACATCTCGCAAACTCTGCTGTATAACCATTTCAGCGTAACGATCCAGGAGGGTATTTACCTGGGACTTACGGAGCATGTAGACAACAATGTGATGTACAACCGCGGCATCATACGGTACCAGTGGAACGACCGCTTTAACATAAGACTGGCGATGAAATCCCATGCCTATATCCTGGACTATCCGGAGTTGGGCTTTGGCATCAAACTGTAAAGTGAAAAACGTTTTTGTCATATTGTGTGCGTTGCTGCTGTTGTCTGCCTGTGGTAAAAAGAACAACACGGAGGAAAGGTTCAGTGCGCTGCCGGCCTTCAACAAAGTCCGGTTGGATGCCACCTTTAACGTATACCTGACCGAAGACACCGTGTACTCTCTCACCACTGTAGCCGATAAAAAACTCATGGATGACATCACCTACACGGTGGAAGACAGCGTGCTCATCATTGGCAGCACAAGAAAATGGAAGTGGCTCACGCCAACAAAAAACAATGTCAAGCTATACATCCATTCCAAACCATTAAAGGAGGTGAACCCGAAAGAAACCTGCCACATCGAGACCACGAATGCTGTTACCTCCGTGGAGTTCGGACTGGTTCTCGAAAGCAAGACCAGCGAAGCCGACCTGGAGCTCGACTGCGGCATTTTCTATTACTGGATGAATTCACCCAGCGGCGGAAAGATCCGTCTGCACGGAAAGGTGGAACAGCTGCGCTTGTGGAATGACCATTATGTGTCCGTAGATGCCCGGGACCTCACCGCCACCACTGCCCATGTGGAAAACAACTCCAGAAGCAACTGTGAGATCACCGTTGTAAATAAACTCGAATACAAGATCGGCGGCATCGGTGACATTCATTTATACGGTTCCCCACCGGTCATCGTTGAACAGGAAGTGACCTCGACGGGGAGGTTGGTGGTGCATTGAGGGGGAGTGGGTTATCGAGAATAAGTGCGTAACAAGAAGGCACGGATTGCAAATCCGCGCGAGCTTGGGGAGACCACCAACAGCAGGAACAGGGTTTTTGCTTGGCGTATCATGATGCACACGTTATTAGTTATAACATACAGGACGGTCGACTGCATGCCAATCCGCCTGACGCTTACATATCCATGCCAATAACAAAGCGTTCAGCACCCGTCTGTAAACGGATGATAACAACTCCACCGAACGATTGAAAGTCCCCTTTCAATGGTTCATTGGCATTCCAGAAAAACATTTTAGAAATCGCTCCGAAGAGCACACTCTACTACCACGGTGGAAATGTATGAAAAAAGTTTGGGGATTGGGGATGTTTGGGGACGAAAGTGGATGAAATTAGACGAAAGCAGCACTCAAAAACGGCACTCACTCAGGGATACTTCTGATATGGTTATTCAATGAATTTCTGGAACTTTCTCCAATGTTTTCCTAGTTCCCGCCACACATCATCAAAATCCGGTATTTCGGTCATTTGATTTGCAAGATGATCGTTCCAGTGCTTTGCAAAAGTCTTTTCTTTTTGCTCCATGACTCTGATCAATTCGCCGGGATCATAACCCTTGTGCTTTGCCTTGTCCTGAAAGGCGAAAATGTGATCTTCAATATTCTGCCCTTCTACTTCAAATAAATACCAGAGGTCGTAGATGTCTCTGGGAGCTGTTCGTTGCATAACAGAACGCATCTTTTCTGCAATCACCTCCCCGAGTGGGTAGCAGAGTATGCTGTATTTTTCTTCAAGGTCTGAATAGGTGTTGATGATCTGCTTTTCTTCCGGTGTGTTGTATATCAGTTCGTCCTGACTGATATCAACTTTGATGTCTTTATTGGCTCCGGTTCCACCCAATGGCCCGGTATAGGAAAGGTAGAAATTGTAATTTCCGGTATCATGTTGTGTTTCGTTCTGAACAGAGAGGGAAATCCGGGATTCCTCATACACCCATTCGATTAATTTGTTGAAAGCAGCTTTTATGCCTTCAATGTCAAAGTCTTTTCCCCCGCCTTCGCTATCGCTGCGGCCGGAAGGTGTGAAAGTGAAATCAAGGTCTTCCGAAAAACGATAATCCGGGAAGTATACTTTTTTCAATACTGTGCCACCTTTGAATACCAGGTTCTTCTTCAGGAACGGATTGTTTGAAACACCATAGGTCACCCAGGAAACAACGTAGTCCTTTTCAATTTGTGTGTCCCGGACACCTTCCCTTCCGGCTATGGATTGTATTTCTCCCGGTTGTATCACTGGCTTATGTTTTTATCGAGCCCAGAACCGTTTTAAAGTCGATATTATCTATAATGCCCCATCTTGAGTTATAATTCCCATACTTGTCAAGTGAAGGATCCAAGGGAGCATAGGATGACGATATCTTT contains:
- a CDS encoding acyloxyacyl hydrolase, which gives rise to MSGFCQSSWTDNTSLMATSHVGYVLPEYSFFNYVAEDYVHSVDLCLLRETTGKTPWEQLYHYPEYGVSLFFSTLGNNKVFGHELALTYFFRVNIATWNRLRLYQRIGIGLGYVNKKYHVNDNYLNVATGSHLNIHFNMRFGLDYKLTDRLNLNTGLSFDHFSNANTVKPNLGINYVTGFTGLSYRLGASTERQFHEPEKHERKNIAYLVTSIGGKQTHAGNKDYFWTGSLSLECHRTFWRAFHLGAGADLFFDSSTKLQMLKFDLTYKNSYPFQSGIHISQTLLYNHFSVTIQEGIYLGLTEHVDNNVMYNRGIIRYQWNDRFNIRLAMKSHAYILDYPELGFGIKL
- a CDS encoding DUF2807 domain-containing protein produces the protein MKNVFVILCALLLLSACGKKNNTEERFSALPAFNKVRLDATFNVYLTEDTVYSLTTVADKKLMDDITYTVEDSVLIIGSTRKWKWLTPTKNNVKLYIHSKPLKEVNPKETCHIETTNAVTSVEFGLVLESKTSEADLELDCGIFYYWMNSPSGGKIRLHGKVEQLRLWNDHYVSVDARDLTATTAHVENNSRSNCEITVVNKLEYKIGGIGDIHLYGSPPVIVEQEVTSTGRLVVH
- a CDS encoding nucleotidyl transferase AbiEii/AbiGii toxin family protein, translating into MIQPGEIQSIAGREGVRDTQIEKDYVVSWVTYGVSNNPFLKKNLVFKGGTVLKKVYFPDYRFSEDLDFTFTPSGRSDSEGGGKDFDIEGIKAAFNKLIEWVYEESRISLSVQNETQHDTGNYNFYLSYTGPLGGTGANKDIKVDISQDELIYNTPEEKQIINTYSDLEEKYSILCYPLGEVIAEKMRSVMQRTAPRDIYDLWYLFEVEGQNIEDHIFAFQDKAKHKGYDPGELIRVMEQKEKTFAKHWNDHLANQMTEIPDFDDVWRELGKHWRKFQKFIE